One Desulfovibrio sp. genomic region harbors:
- a CDS encoding aminopeptidase — protein sequence MLTAKLLDKYADVLLWGLATSRPNPYVPGDNVLIQYDLAGLKLVEILFSKLMDMGINVIPRLAFTSHMELDFYRKAGESQLTFIAPGTKELYENLHGAIHILAPESLTHLSGVDPKRIAQTAIARKPYRDILVKREEVGEFGWTLCVHPTDEYARCAGLSKKEFTEQIIKACHLRAANPVAEWEHIFKQASEIKNWLNGLAVESFHVESEHVDLVVTPGEHRRFKGISGHNIPSFELFLSPDWRGTEGVYFADQPSYRSGNLVKGVRLEFKKGEVVDVRAEEGEEFVKKQVAMDNGSNKLGEFSLTDRRFSKIDKFMANTLFDENFGGDHGNCHVALGSSYSDTFDGDPSQLTEARKAELGFNDSALHWDLVNTEKKRVTAKLVGGGSLVVYEDGQFAC from the coding sequence GTGCTAACCGCGAAACTACTCGATAAATATGCCGATGTTCTGCTCTGGGGCCTGGCCACTTCCCGCCCGAACCCCTATGTGCCCGGCGACAACGTGCTCATTCAGTACGACCTGGCCGGGCTCAAGCTCGTCGAGATACTGTTCTCGAAACTCATGGACATGGGCATAAACGTCATACCCAGATTGGCCTTTACCTCGCACATGGAGCTCGATTTCTACCGGAAGGCCGGGGAGAGCCAACTGACATTCATCGCTCCCGGCACAAAGGAACTCTACGAGAACCTGCATGGAGCCATCCACATCCTGGCCCCGGAGAGCTTGACGCACCTAAGCGGCGTGGACCCCAAACGCATCGCCCAGACCGCCATCGCCCGCAAACCGTACCGGGACATCCTGGTCAAGCGCGAGGAAGTGGGCGAATTCGGCTGGACGCTCTGCGTGCATCCCACGGACGAATACGCCAGGTGCGCCGGGCTTTCCAAAAAAGAGTTCACGGAGCAGATAATCAAGGCCTGCCATCTGCGCGCCGCGAATCCCGTTGCCGAATGGGAACACATCTTCAAGCAAGCCTCGGAAATTAAGAACTGGCTCAACGGGCTCGCGGTAGAGTCCTTCCATGTGGAATCCGAGCATGTGGACCTTGTGGTCACCCCGGGCGAGCATCGCCGTTTCAAGGGGATTTCCGGGCACAACATTCCGAGCTTCGAGCTGTTCCTCTCGCCTGATTGGCGCGGAACAGAAGGCGTCTATTTCGCGGACCAGCCCTCCTATCGAAGCGGCAACCTGGTCAAGGGCGTCCGGCTGGAGTTCAAGAAGGGCGAGGTGGTGGATGTCCGGGCCGAGGAAGGCGAGGAGTTCGTCAAGAAACAGGTGGCCATGGACAACGGCTCCAACAAGCTGGGCGAGTTTTCCCTTACCGACCGCCGCTTCTCCAAAATCGACAAGTTCATGGCCAACACCCTCTTCGACGAGAACTTCGGCGGAGACCACGGCAACTGCCACGTGGCGCTCGGCAGCTCCTATTCCGACACCTTCGATGGCGACCCCTCCCAGTTGACCGAGGCCCGGAAGGCCGAACTCGGGTTCAACGATTCCGCCCTGCACTGGGACCTGGTGAACACCGAAAAGAAACGGGTCACCGCCAAGCTGGTCGGCGGAGGAAGCCTGGTTGTCTATGAGGATGGCCAGTTCGCCTGCTAA
- the cbpA gene encoding modified peptide precursor CbpA, which produces MKKTKKDVIAFRKSCKADGTGLSHYILMDPKKS; this is translated from the coding sequence ATGAAGAAGACCAAGAAAGACGTGATCGCCTTCAGGAAATCCTGCAAGGCCGACGGCACAGGCTTGTCCCACTACATCCTCATGGACCCCAAGAAGAGCTGA
- the cbpB gene encoding peptide-modifying radical SAM enzyme CbpB has product MTEQTSIKAVLKTGRLYNTGEGPTLQPVDIGHRDYMAVVDPDTAFWALVRKNKLGQTLTGRSFMAAYSEKAAEFAQEMERLRFGLKPSAVYFNPTERCNLNCSYCYIPADMRLNGINMSTAKLLEALERLKAHFQATLPEGTKPQIIFHGAEPLINKDAVFAGIERFRDDFRFGVQTNATLLDDEAISFLKANGIGIGISLDGHIPAIADRARKAWGGNGVSRQVTAVMDKLRGYPAFNVICTMTSLNMRSLPKIVDFFHENEVSTCLLNVVRCTLPGAREIKPDEDEAAKWFIKALERSHQLYAKTGRKLVVANFANILLAVMAPTARRLICDISPCGGGRCFFALAPNGDIFPCSEFIGLPDYKGGNLFTDKVDDIVASPAFKTVTGRKVEDIKHCRTCAIRHFCGSPCPAEAAEMNGGMNQKGAFCRFYEEQVRYALRLIADGRADDFLWDGWDEGVETTFDLTSM; this is encoded by the coding sequence ATGACAGAGCAAACCTCGATCAAGGCGGTCCTGAAAACGGGCCGCCTTTACAACACCGGCGAAGGACCCACCCTGCAACCAGTGGACATCGGCCACCGCGACTACATGGCCGTGGTCGATCCGGACACGGCCTTCTGGGCCCTGGTGCGCAAGAACAAACTCGGGCAGACCCTCACCGGACGCTCGTTCATGGCCGCCTATTCGGAAAAGGCCGCCGAATTCGCGCAGGAAATGGAGCGCCTTCGGTTCGGCCTCAAGCCTTCGGCGGTCTATTTCAACCCCACCGAGCGCTGCAACCTGAACTGCTCCTACTGCTACATTCCGGCGGATATGCGCTTAAACGGCATCAACATGTCCACCGCGAAGCTCCTGGAGGCGCTCGAACGGCTCAAAGCCCACTTCCAGGCCACGTTGCCTGAAGGCACAAAACCGCAGATAATATTTCACGGTGCCGAACCCTTGATCAACAAGGACGCGGTCTTTGCCGGCATCGAACGCTTTCGCGACGACTTCCGGTTCGGCGTGCAGACCAACGCCACGCTTTTGGACGACGAGGCCATCTCGTTTCTCAAAGCCAATGGCATCGGCATCGGCATTTCCCTGGACGGCCACATTCCCGCCATCGCGGACAGGGCCCGCAAGGCCTGGGGCGGAAACGGCGTGTCCCGGCAGGTGACCGCGGTCATGGACAAGCTGCGCGGCTATCCCGCGTTCAACGTCATCTGCACCATGACCAGCCTGAACATGCGTTCGCTGCCAAAAATCGTGGACTTCTTCCACGAAAACGAAGTGTCCACCTGCCTCCTGAACGTGGTGCGCTGCACCCTGCCCGGAGCCCGCGAGATAAAGCCCGACGAGGACGAGGCCGCCAAGTGGTTCATCAAGGCCCTTGAGCGGTCCCACCAGCTCTACGCCAAGACAGGGCGCAAGCTCGTGGTGGCCAACTTCGCCAACATCCTGCTGGCCGTCATGGCTCCCACGGCCAGGCGGCTCATATGCGACATTTCGCCCTGCGGCGGGGGCCGTTGCTTCTTCGCTCTGGCCCCCAACGGCGACATCTTCCCGTGCAGTGAGTTCATCGGCCTTCCGGACTACAAGGGAGGCAACCTGTTCACGGACAAGGTGGACGATATCGTTGCCAGCCCCGCGTTCAAGACGGTCACCGGGCGCAAGGTGGAGGATATCAAACACTGCCGCACCTGCGCCATCCGCCACTTCTGCGGCTCGCCGTGCCCGGCCGAAGCGGCCGAGATGAACGGCGGCATGAACCAGAAGGGCGCATTCTGCCGCTTCTACGAGGAGCAGGTTCGCTACGCCCTGCGGCTCATCGCCGATGGCCGCGCGGACGACTTCCTGTGGGACGGCTGGGATGAGGGGGTGGAGACAACGTTCGACCTGACGAGTATGTGA
- the lysA gene encoding diaminopimelate decarboxylase, translated as MHFFEYKNGQLHAEDVPAIELVKQYGTPLYVYSAATLRRHFEAFDSAFSGLPHITCYSVKANSNLCLLKLLKDCGAGMDIVSGGELHRALTAGVPASKIVYSGVGKRADEIRQALAANILMFNVESTGELERISAVASDMGKTARISLRINPDVDPKTHPYISTGLKKNKFGLDIEQSLAAYSRALTLPNIEPVGIDCHIGSQLTTLEPFLEALDRIINFYDRLKAMGIRIEYLDLGGGLGITYNDEEPPHPAQFGKALVNVLKDHPMTLILEPGRVIAGNSGILLTEVVYTKKTPSKDFIIVDAAMNDLVRPSLYGSFHAIKEVTPKGRKNLNVDVVGPICESGDFLAKDRDIPAVEPGELLAVFSAGAYGFTMSSNYNSRPRAAEVLVDGDKVTLARRRETFEDLIALEKDCK; from the coding sequence ATGCATTTCTTCGAGTACAAGAACGGCCAGCTCCATGCCGAGGATGTCCCGGCCATTGAGCTTGTAAAGCAGTACGGCACCCCCCTCTATGTTTACTCCGCAGCCACCCTGCGCCGCCATTTCGAGGCCTTCGATTCGGCCTTCAGCGGCCTTCCGCACATCACCTGCTATTCGGTGAAGGCCAACTCCAACCTGTGCCTCTTGAAGCTTCTGAAGGACTGCGGCGCTGGCATGGACATCGTTTCCGGCGGGGAGCTCCACCGCGCCCTGACCGCAGGCGTGCCCGCCTCCAAGATCGTCTATTCGGGCGTCGGCAAGCGCGCCGACGAGATCCGCCAGGCCCTGGCCGCGAACATCCTCATGTTCAACGTGGAGTCCACGGGCGAGCTGGAGCGCATCTCGGCCGTGGCCTCGGACATGGGCAAGACCGCGCGGATCAGCCTGCGCATCAACCCGGACGTGGACCCCAAAACCCACCCCTATATTTCCACCGGGCTCAAGAAGAACAAGTTCGGCCTGGACATCGAACAGTCCCTGGCCGCCTACTCCCGGGCCCTGACCCTGCCCAATATCGAGCCCGTGGGCATCGACTGCCACATCGGCTCCCAGCTCACCACCCTGGAGCCCTTCCTGGAGGCCCTGGACCGCATCATCAACTTCTACGACCGCCTGAAAGCCATGGGTATCCGCATCGAATACCTCGACCTGGGCGGGGGCCTGGGCATCACCTACAACGACGAGGAACCGCCCCACCCGGCCCAGTTCGGCAAGGCCCTTGTGAACGTATTGAAGGACCATCCCATGACGCTCATCCTGGAGCCGGGGCGCGTCATCGCCGGAAACTCCGGGATTCTCCTCACCGAGGTGGTCTACACCAAGAAGACCCCGTCCAAGGACTTCATCATCGTGGACGCGGCCATGAACGACCTGGTCCGCCCCTCCCTCTACGGCTCCTTCCACGCCATCAAGGAAGTGACCCCCAAGGGCCGCAAGAACCTGAACGTGGACGTGGTGGGCCCCATCTGCGAGTCTGGTGATTTTCTGGCGAAAGACCGGGACATCCCGGCTGTCGAGCCCGGAGAGCTTCTGGCCGTGTTCTCGGCAGGGGCCTACGGGTTCACCATGTCGTCGAACTACAACTCGCGGCCCAGGGCGGCCGAGGTGCTTGTTGACGGCGACAAGGTGACCCTGGCCAGGAGACGGGAGACGTTTGAGGATTTGATCGCCTTGGAAAAAGACTGCAAATAA
- the mutS gene encoding DNA mismatch repair protein MutS gives MSTVRLTPMLEQYLSIKGEYPDCLLMYRMGDFYEMFFEDAEVAARELQIALTSRDKNSDAPVPMCGVPHHALTTYVSQLLEKGYKVAICDQVEDPRQAKGLVKREVTRVLTPGTVVEDINLQAKENNFLAALFWEPDERAGGLVWLEFSTGEWEGIFSREEALLWQWVEKIHPRELLLPDMKAPPRHLPELGIQITNFPHKPHFDLNAATERVLKAQSVSSLDTLDVADKPQLVRAMGAILSYLAQTQKQELGHLSPFRPVNLGRHLLIDEVTERNLEIFRRLDGRKGAGTLWHVLDRTVTPMGGRLLETRLRKPWVDMEPILVNQEAVRFFYKEDGLRDGLRRSLDDVYDLERLSTRIFLGRATPKDFLALRHSLSALPSILRLLTVEDSDEPASSLDKPKAVADILLNWDNLGDIRDLLVSALSDTPPAVMTEGGLFKAGYDPKLDELMELTEHGEAKLKELLEEEQQTNALPKLKLGYNRVFGYYFELTRASGTNPPEHFVRRQTLANAERYVTPALKELEDKLLSASDRRKDLEYRLFGELRATVAQAQPRFKAMAASLAALDYWQALADAARRYEWSRPTLHQGLDITIQAGRHPAVEAVQGAANYIPSDLQLTGDTRLLLITGPNMAGKSTVLRQVAILSLLAQIGSYVPAAKAHLGLTDRIFSRVGASDNLAQGQSTFMVEMMETARILRQATRKSLVILDEIGRGTSTFDGLALAWAVVEDLCGRGRKPDSKDQGGIRTLFATHYHELTQLEGKLPGLRNVNIAVKEWRGDIIFLRRLVPGPSDRSYGIEVARLAGVPGKVVQRAKDVLANLEKKARDAKNFAPQPPPTCQSMLPGLANDPQAVAHPEHPVMEELKNLKLDRLTPLEALNILGDWKAKWSGDTNTQGD, from the coding sequence ATGAGCACCGTCAGGCTCACCCCCATGCTGGAGCAGTACCTTTCAATCAAGGGCGAATACCCTGATTGCCTGCTCATGTACCGTATGGGGGACTTCTACGAGATGTTCTTCGAGGACGCCGAGGTGGCCGCCAGGGAGCTCCAGATCGCGCTCACCTCGCGCGACAAGAATTCGGACGCCCCGGTGCCCATGTGCGGCGTGCCGCATCACGCCCTCACCACCTACGTGAGCCAGCTCCTGGAAAAGGGCTACAAGGTGGCCATCTGCGACCAGGTGGAAGACCCGCGCCAGGCCAAGGGCCTGGTGAAGCGCGAAGTCACGCGGGTGCTCACGCCGGGCACCGTGGTGGAGGACATCAACCTTCAGGCCAAGGAGAACAACTTCCTGGCCGCCCTGTTCTGGGAGCCGGACGAACGCGCCGGCGGCCTGGTCTGGCTCGAATTTTCCACGGGCGAGTGGGAGGGCATCTTCTCGCGCGAGGAAGCCCTGCTCTGGCAGTGGGTGGAGAAGATACACCCCAGGGAGCTCCTTCTCCCGGACATGAAGGCGCCTCCGCGCCACCTGCCCGAACTGGGCATCCAGATCACCAATTTTCCCCACAAGCCCCACTTCGACTTGAACGCGGCCACCGAACGCGTGCTCAAGGCCCAGAGCGTCTCCAGCCTGGACACCCTGGACGTGGCGGACAAGCCGCAGCTGGTGCGGGCCATGGGGGCCATACTCTCCTACCTGGCCCAGACCCAGAAACAGGAGCTCGGCCACCTTTCGCCTTTCAGGCCCGTCAACCTTGGACGCCATCTGCTCATAGACGAAGTGACCGAACGCAACCTGGAAATATTTCGCAGGCTGGACGGCCGCAAGGGCGCAGGCACTCTCTGGCACGTTCTGGACCGCACGGTGACCCCAATGGGCGGCAGGCTCCTGGAAACGCGCCTGCGCAAGCCCTGGGTGGACATGGAGCCCATACTCGTTAACCAGGAGGCCGTGCGGTTCTTTTACAAGGAAGACGGCCTGCGCGACGGGCTCAGGCGCTCCCTGGACGACGTCTACGACCTGGAGCGCCTCTCCACGCGCATCTTCCTGGGCCGGGCCACGCCCAAGGATTTTCTGGCCCTGCGCCACAGCCTCTCGGCGCTCCCCTCCATCCTGCGCCTGCTCACAGTCGAGGACAGCGACGAGCCGGCATCCTCCCTTGATAAGCCGAAAGCGGTGGCAGATATCCTGCTCAATTGGGACAACCTGGGAGACATCCGGGATCTCTTGGTGAGCGCCCTGTCGGATACGCCTCCGGCGGTGATGACCGAAGGCGGCCTCTTCAAGGCGGGCTACGACCCCAAGCTCGACGAACTGATGGAGCTCACCGAGCACGGAGAGGCCAAGCTCAAGGAGTTGCTCGAAGAGGAGCAGCAGACCAACGCGTTGCCGAAGCTGAAGCTCGGCTACAACAGGGTGTTCGGCTACTATTTCGAGCTGACGCGCGCTTCGGGCACCAATCCGCCGGAACACTTCGTGCGCCGCCAGACCCTGGCCAATGCCGAGCGCTACGTCACCCCGGCCTTGAAGGAGCTCGAGGACAAGCTCCTCTCGGCCAGCGACCGGCGAAAGGACCTGGAGTACAGGCTCTTCGGCGAGCTGCGCGCCACAGTGGCCCAGGCCCAGCCCCGCTTCAAGGCCATGGCGGCTTCGCTTGCCGCCCTGGACTACTGGCAGGCCCTGGCCGACGCCGCCCGCCGCTACGAATGGAGCCGCCCCACCCTGCACCAGGGGCTGGACATCACCATCCAGGCCGGGCGCCACCCGGCCGTGGAAGCCGTACAGGGAGCGGCCAACTACATCCCGAGCGATCTTCAACTCACAGGTGACACCCGGCTTCTTCTCATCACCGGCCCCAACATGGCCGGAAAGTCCACGGTGCTCAGGCAAGTGGCCATCCTGTCCCTCCTGGCCCAAATCGGCTCGTACGTGCCGGCGGCCAAGGCACATCTGGGCCTGACGGACCGTATCTTTTCGCGCGTGGGCGCCTCGGACAACCTGGCCCAGGGCCAGTCCACCTTCATGGTGGAGATGATGGAGACCGCGCGCATCCTGCGCCAGGCCACACGCAAGAGCCTGGTGATATTGGACGAGATCGGCCGGGGCACGTCCACCTTCGACGGTCTGGCCCTGGCCTGGGCCGTGGTGGAGGATCTCTGCGGCCGGGGCCGCAAACCGGACTCCAAGGACCAGGGCGGCATCCGCACCCTGTTCGCCACCCACTACCATGAGCTCACCCAGCTGGAGGGAAAACTTCCGGGGTTGCGCAACGTAAACATTGCGGTAAAGGAATGGCGAGGCGACATCATCTTTCTGCGCCGTCTCGTGCCCGGCCCATCGGACCGGAGCTACGGCATAGAAGTGGCCAGGCTGGCAGGTGTTCCGGGCAAAGTGGTGCAACGGGCCAAGGATGTCCTGGCAAATCTTGAGAAAAAAGCCAGGGACGCCAAGAACTTCGCGCCCCAGCCCCCTCCCACGTGCCAGAGCATGCTGCCGGGGCTGGCGAACGACCCTCAGGCCGTTGCCCATCCCGAACATCCTGTGATGGAAGAACTCAAGAACCTCAAACTCGACAGATTAACCCCGCTTGAAGCCCTGAACATCCTGGGCGATTGGAAGGCCAAGTGGAGCGGGGACACGAATACTCAAGGAGACTAA
- a CDS encoding DUF1049 domain-containing protein — MRFIKFVLLVLFFLFFMVFFVQNQAQLSTALELKFNLFTLNWQSQPLPFYLVVLIFFVLGSLFSTIFFVIDRIRIGSICGEAQSKAQSLQSELDSLKAKQSISSPAPAPASAPASASEAKA, encoded by the coding sequence ATGCGTTTCATCAAATTCGTTCTGCTTGTGCTGTTCTTCCTGTTCTTCATGGTATTCTTCGTCCAGAACCAGGCGCAGCTCTCCACCGCGCTTGAGCTCAAGTTCAACCTCTTCACCCTGAACTGGCAGAGCCAGCCCCTGCCGTTCTACCTGGTGGTGCTGATCTTCTTCGTTCTGGGCTCGCTCTTCAGCACGATCTTTTTCGTCATCGACCGCATCCGCATCGGCTCCATCTGCGGCGAAGCCCAGTCCAAGGCGCAGAGCCTCCAGTCCGAGCTTGATTCCCTCAAAGCCAAGCAGAGCATCTCCTCCCCCGCTCCCGCTCCGGCTTCCGCTCCGGCTTCCGCCTCCGAGGCCAAAGCCTAG
- a CDS encoding HIT domain-containing protein, producing the protein MDVLWAPWRMQYILGPKPDGCVFCLPDHTGEDRERLVLARAGRCYVIMNKYPYNSGHLMICPFRHVSCLTELEPQESAEMMTALQTTTSIIKDMFRPHGVNIGLNLGEAAGSGIAAHLHFQLVPRWNGDNSFMAVFGQTHVIPELLLETYDRIKPRFDSAAPFCNI; encoded by the coding sequence ATGGATGTGCTATGGGCCCCCTGGCGGATGCAGTACATCCTTGGCCCCAAGCCGGACGGCTGCGTGTTCTGCCTCCCGGATCACACCGGGGAGGACCGGGAACGTCTGGTCCTGGCCCGTGCCGGCCGCTGCTACGTGATCATGAACAAGTACCCCTACAACAGCGGGCACCTCATGATCTGTCCGTTCCGGCACGTAAGTTGTCTGACTGAGCTCGAGCCCCAGGAATCCGCCGAGATGATGACCGCCTTGCAAACCACCACGTCCATAATTAAGGACATGTTCCGCCCCCATGGAGTGAACATCGGGTTGAACCTGGGCGAAGCCGCCGGTTCCGGCATCGCCGCGCACCTGCACTTTCAGCTGGTGCCGCGCTGGAACGGCGACAACTCCTTCATGGCGGTTTTCGGCCAGACCCACGTTATTCCCGAGCTTCTGCTCGAGACATACGACAGGATCAAACCGCGCTTTGATAGCGCGGCCCCATTTTGCAACATCTGA
- a CDS encoding TIGR00725 family protein gives MKKRISIIGAGTCGPETEAVAERLGVLIAQNGFDLVCGGRMGVQRAACRGAKSAGGFTLGLLPGLDFAQANEFVDVPVITGLGHMRNFLVVKNGDAAIAVEGGAGTLSEIGLALKSGIPVVAIGRWSVIEGVHPAKDADEAMNTVKALVDR, from the coding sequence ATGAAAAAGCGCATTTCCATCATCGGTGCCGGCACGTGTGGTCCGGAAACGGAAGCCGTGGCCGAACGCCTCGGCGTGCTCATAGCCCAGAACGGATTCGATCTGGTCTGCGGCGGGCGCATGGGGGTGCAGCGCGCCGCATGCCGTGGAGCCAAATCGGCCGGCGGCTTCACCTTGGGGCTTCTTCCCGGGCTCGATTTCGCACAGGCCAATGAATTCGTGGATGTCCCGGTGATCACCGGGCTCGGGCACATGCGCAATTTTCTGGTGGTAAAAAACGGGGACGCGGCCATCGCCGTGGAAGGCGGCGCCGGAACCCTCTCGGAAATCGGCCTGGCCCTCAAGTCCGGCATACCCGTGGTGGCCATAGGGCGCTGGTCCGTCATAGAGGGTGTGCATCCCGCCAAAGACGCGGACGAAGCCATGAACACGGTGAAGGCTCTGGTGGACCGCTGA
- the uvrC gene encoding excinuclease ABC subunit UvrC, translating to MFSFVPKDFPVDPGVYLMKNAQAKVLYVGKAVNLRSRLSSYFRAEVAHPKTRALVAKVAGVDVLVTATEKEALLLEASLIKKHRPRYNIVLRDDKSHILFKLDKSQEFPKIAFTRRVVRDGSTYFGPFTSAQAARKTWKELNKLFPLRKCRDASFKNRVRPCLYHFIGQCLAPCSGNVSREEYGVLVKRVEAFLSGRSADVLKRLEREMTEASDALQFERAAELRDLLNAMRATIEGQAAVLPNHADMDAIDVFAADAGMGLTVLFIRQGRLLDRANFFWPDFAEDELPEALPSFLTQYYRPESFVPARILLPVRLMETMGETGAALACEILAERRGSKVTLGAPKSREEEGLLEIASANAARAVSEAREKGREESVPALLGRKLQIGREIGRIEAVDVSHLGGKGMRVGMVVFEDGRFAKDAYRQYAFPELEGSGDDYAAMAKWVEKRIDSGEPWPDLVLIDGGKGQLATVERALAQAGLPQLWELASIAKSGRSKNSQDDQVFRPGRKNPLALRPGSRELLFLQRLRDEVHRFVIGRQRQARKKTGLASEILAIPGVGPKTAKLLWDAFGTLERIRAATLEELKGVEGLGIKRAESVHASLQQETPH from the coding sequence ATGTTTTCATTCGTTCCGAAGGATTTCCCCGTTGATCCGGGCGTCTACCTGATGAAGAACGCCCAGGCAAAGGTGCTCTACGTGGGCAAGGCCGTGAACCTGCGTTCGCGCCTGTCGTCCTATTTCCGGGCCGAGGTGGCCCATCCCAAGACCAGGGCGCTGGTGGCAAAGGTGGCGGGAGTGGACGTGCTGGTCACGGCCACGGAAAAGGAGGCCTTGCTCCTGGAGGCCAGCCTTATAAAAAAGCACAGGCCGCGTTACAACATCGTTCTGCGCGACGACAAAAGCCACATCCTGTTCAAGCTCGATAAATCCCAGGAATTCCCAAAGATCGCCTTCACCCGCAGGGTCGTTCGCGACGGCTCCACCTACTTCGGCCCGTTCACGTCCGCCCAGGCGGCGAGAAAGACATGGAAGGAGCTCAACAAGCTTTTCCCCTTGCGCAAGTGCCGGGACGCCTCCTTCAAGAACAGGGTTCGCCCCTGCCTGTATCATTTCATAGGCCAATGCCTGGCGCCATGTTCCGGCAACGTCTCCCGGGAGGAGTACGGCGTGCTGGTCAAGCGGGTGGAGGCCTTCCTGTCCGGGCGGTCCGCCGATGTCCTCAAACGCCTTGAGCGGGAAATGACAGAGGCGTCCGACGCCCTTCAGTTCGAGCGGGCGGCCGAGCTTCGGGACCTGCTTAACGCCATGCGGGCAACCATCGAGGGCCAGGCCGCGGTCCTGCCCAACCACGCCGACATGGACGCCATTGACGTTTTTGCGGCTGACGCAGGCATGGGGCTCACGGTGCTGTTCATTCGCCAGGGAAGGCTTCTGGACAGGGCCAATTTTTTCTGGCCCGATTTCGCCGAGGACGAGCTGCCGGAGGCGCTGCCCAGCTTTTTGACCCAGTATTACCGGCCGGAGAGTTTCGTGCCGGCCCGGATTCTCTTGCCGGTTCGCCTCATGGAGACCATGGGCGAAACAGGAGCCGCACTGGCGTGCGAAATTCTGGCCGAACGCCGGGGAAGTAAAGTGACCCTTGGTGCCCCGAAATCGCGCGAGGAGGAGGGGCTTTTGGAGATCGCCTCGGCAAACGCGGCCAGGGCCGTCTCGGAGGCCAGGGAAAAAGGCCGGGAGGAATCCGTTCCTGCTCTTCTGGGGCGAAAGCTCCAGATAGGGCGCGAGATAGGGCGCATCGAGGCCGTGGACGTCTCTCACCTGGGCGGCAAAGGCATGCGCGTGGGCATGGTGGTGTTCGAGGACGGACGCTTCGCGAAGGATGCCTACCGCCAGTACGCCTTTCCTGAACTGGAGGGCTCCGGAGACGACTACGCCGCCATGGCCAAGTGGGTGGAGAAGCGGATCGACTCGGGCGAACCGTGGCCTGATCTGGTCCTTATTGATGGTGGTAAAGGACAACTGGCCACGGTGGAGCGGGCCCTGGCCCAGGCCGGCCTGCCTCAGCTGTGGGAATTGGCCTCCATAGCCAAGTCCGGGAGAAGCAAAAATTCCCAGGACGACCAGGTGTTCAGGCCGGGCCGCAAGAACCCCTTGGCCCTTCGCCCCGGCAGCCGGGAGCTTCTCTTTTTGCAGCGCCTGCGCGACGAGGTGCACCGCTTCGTCATCGGCAGACAGCGCCAGGCCAGAAAGAAAACCGGCCTTGCGAGCGAAATACTGGCCATCCCCGGCGTGGGGCCCAAGACAGCGAAGCTTCTCTGGGATGCGTTCGGCACGCTGGAACGCATTCGTGCGGCAACCCTTGAGGAGCTTAAGGGTGTGGAAGGACTTGGAATCAAGAGAGCCGAAAGTGTCCACGCCTCGCTTCAGCAGGAAACACCACATTGA
- a CDS encoding methyltransferase domain-containing protein has translation MPRFERLRELVSGLDPEHVYRTIYDEHLRPVIEGTEPLDPQGLEDFSKVDFTNKNVVDLGCNFGFFAFQARRLGANHVLAVDREDKVLEGASILRSIFNLDGVDFLSCDIEHESNCLSGRKFDLAMLVEFIGKTFVRSGLIPQTLHFLESLSDKELVLSVQKTYMIRKELGSTVDEMRRYYPDAYLKEGDVLVLDFVRDFFSDRWNLEMLSEVNRGYEKPRKFLRLFK, from the coding sequence ATGCCCCGCTTCGAGCGGTTGCGCGAGCTTGTGTCCGGTCTTGATCCCGAGCACGTCTACCGCACCATCTACGACGAACATCTGCGCCCTGTGATCGAAGGCACCGAGCCCCTTGATCCCCAGGGCCTCGAAGACTTCAGCAAAGTGGACTTCACGAACAAAAACGTGGTGGACCTGGGGTGCAATTTCGGTTTTTTCGCCTTCCAAGCCAGGAGATTGGGTGCCAATCACGTTCTTGCGGTGGACCGCGAGGACAAGGTGCTGGAAGGGGCGTCCATCCTGCGCTCCATATTCAACCTTGACGGTGTGGATTTTCTCTCCTGCGATATTGAGCACGAAAGCAACTGCCTGTCGGGCAGGAAGTTCGACCTGGCCATGCTGGTGGAATTCATCGGAAAGACATTCGTTCGTTCCGGGCTTATTCCCCAAACCCTGCATTTTTTGGAGTCGTTATCCGACAAGGAACTTGTTCTTTCCGTTCAAAAGACCTATATGATCCGCAAGGAACTTGGTTCCACAGTAGACGAGATGCGCCGTTACTATCCGGATGCATACTTGAAGGAAGGCGATGTGCTGGTCTTGGATTTCGTTCGGGACTTCTTCAGTGACCGCTGGAATCTGGAGATGCTTTCCGAAGTGAACCGAGGCTACGAAAAGCCTCGAAAATTCCTGCGGCTTTTCAAGTAG